TCACTGTGTTTAATTATTTTGAGGGCCGTTATCCTTTGGGCTCCCAGGCAAACTACATCCAGGGAGGCTGAATACCAGTGACAGGCGAGCAGCTTTCCAATAAACTGCAGTATTATTGCAATAGACTTTGTAATACAATTTATGCTGTCATTCATAAATAACAATGCCATATGTCAACCATATTGCTTACACAAGTAAATCCGTCAACGTGTCACTATTTGATTTATCTCAACAGCTTCTTCAAATATTGAAATATAGATATTGGAAGGGGTATGGAATGGGGGGAAACTACCCACAAAATTTGAGATTTCAAATAAAAGCACAACTCTGCTCCTCCTTTATCCTCCATCCAAAAACATTCTAAAGGATAAAGCATGAAGGGTAGGAGAAGCACATCTTGGAGCCAACATAAAGAAGTATTGGGTGGTTATTCGAACTGTGAACACATAAGGGGATTTCTGCTTCCTGTATGGACCTTCTAACCATATTTGAAAAGACAACAATTAGGCATTTCCCAAGAAACTACCAATCTTAATTGTTGAATGTGGGTCAAAGGCCATTCTCCAACAACCCCCATCCCTGAGGGTAAAAATGATTGATAACCAAATGATAATATTTGATGACAGGTCGATTTTACTCAACTTATTTTTTCTTAGTGGGGAAGTGAATAGAGCTGTAATTTTTCAAGGGCGTTTTCAGGTCAGGTGGAAATGGGGAGTCCAATTCTTGAGTatccaaaacaaatgaacaaaccccAACATTTCAGTTATGGGCACATACCCCAGGCtgctgaggttttttgttttgatttgtttttaatcctcATTAAGTCTATGTTCATGGGACAGGGATCAAAAACTTTATCAAGAAGCACATTTTTGGTTACTCTTAGCCTCACACATAGCCGTGGGATCTGAGGATTCAGCTGGGGCTCTGAAGGGCGGGAAGCTGAGGCAACCCTCCAAGAAGCGAGAAGCGCTCAGCGAGCTGAGAATTGCGCGGTGCTTCCGGACCCCCAAGGCCCCAGGGTCGTGTCGCAGGTCCCACGAGGTCAGGTCACCAGTGGTGAGGGCTGGACGGTGGGGATCTGGTCCCTGCCGAGCGCAAGCCGGGCAGGCGGCCGGGTACCTCATTGCCTAGTCGCCGCCTGGCGAGCTTGATTTGGGAAAAGCCCTTGAACCCAAAGCCCTCATCACTTCCGGCCATGACAAAGCTCAACTAAAATGCAGTTTTGTGGGCCCCTTCGCTCACCTCGCCCCGGCTTTAGAgaggtctctccaccccctcttTCATTGTCTGCTGATAACCCGCCTCCTCCCAGTTGAGCACCCACTGGAGCCCCTAGGCTGGGCCTCAGAAGTCTTCTGATCCCTCGGGTGACTCGGGGCACCCTCTCCGCCCTTGAACCTGCCTCTGGCGCAGCCCAGATGGCACAGGGCGCTCCAAACCCTCCGGGCACCCAGCCTTTCTGCAAGGAGGCCGCCCTTGCGGAAGCCACGCGGGACGGGTGAGCCGTAAAGCAATTGcaaaggcaataaataaaagGCAGCTCGGTGGGTCCCCCAGCTCTTCTCTTGTCCACTTCACCGTCCCCGGCgtaccccctccccccgcctgcCGAAACAACCAAACAAAGGCTCAAAAGCCAGGAAATGTCCAATTCACTTCCCTCAGAGTTTATTAATTGCCCACACCCATCGCAAGGAAACTTGGCCGTGTTCAGGGACGAGCGGAGAGCACCGGGGAGCCGCAGTCACCCCTCAGCGCAGGGGGAAGGCGTGAGCGCCAGCCAGGGGATCCCCAGAGACCCGACTCTGTCGCCTGCAGGCAGCGGAGCGCGGCGTGGCCGCCGGGTTCGGGCCGGCTCGGCGTTTACTgtacctcccctccctctccgcGCCTTTGTTTGGGGCCGGGAGCCGGTTGGGATTCGGGGTGCAACAGAGAAGTCTGGAAATCGACGTTCCCCCAGGAGCACCTGTTGACCCCAGAAAGGGCATCTCCACGGACTGTCGCGTAGCTGCCCCACACAAGCACCTCCGCGGCCAAAGCGCAGACAAGGGCATGGGCTTGGCGCATCCGCCCTGATCACCAGTACCACCGCGGAAATATGGGGCTAAATGCACCGGAGAACTGGCATAACGACTTCTACGACCccctgcttaaaaacaaaaacaaaaccaaaaaaaacccacactactatttattattttcttcaacaCCCTGGGAATTGTTGGTGTTTACTTAGGAAGTGTGACACAGTTATTTGGTCCTTAGAAACTCGGGAGGTTAAGGGGTTTTGATTTGGCTCCCAAATGGCTTGAAAAAGAACCAGAGCACCTGGGGTCAGGCGGGTCATCACAATAACAAAAAGCGCGTCTACAAAATAAAAAGCTCTTTTATAAAGAAAGGCAATCCCGGAAATCCACTGCCAGCCTTCCTGATGACCATCTAGCTTAGGCCTATTCTCAGGTTTAATTGGCAGGAGGTTTATTGGCGCCTTATTGGTGTTGATTGAAATTTTGCTCTCActtctttcttttaagaattaGCATCTCAAGTCGATTACCTGAGTCAATTATCTTTTTAGGGTCTGAGTTTGGTCATAAATTTGCAAATATTCATTAAACACACTTTGTAAATATCTCTCTAATAGCTACCCAAATCTCCATCATTTCCAaagaaagtctttcttttttaaagcttccaTAAAAAGAAATTGATCAGGGAGCTATATTTGAATTAAGACATATTAAATCGATGACAGATACATATCACGCTGTGTTTAACAAGAGTTGTACAAGGAGGCGGGTTCCAGATTCCACACGGCTCTGCTGCACCATTATTCACATTTTTACAGCCTTTCCTTCATGCCTTCAACCATTAAACCATTAAATTTCAGCAATTCAATAAAACAAAGCAGTTATAATTTTGAGGAAAAGCTATTTTGAAGGAGGTGGAGGTACCCGTTTTATTGCACAATAAAAATGCTCAACAGTCTATATTAAAGGCTAGGTtgggtttattttcttctttctttattcattctttttgttttgttttttaacttataaCCTGCAGGATTGAACGCAAAGCTGCCATTATGGAAGTATTGACGATTATTgctaaaaaattcaaataaaggaaacatttgaaatgttctgagaggaagtgaagacagtggcgACGATTCCAAATATGATGCTTTCTCCATGAACCATTCGCAGAGATGACACAGTCCTCCCTCCACCTTGCCTGGGTGGCTTGAGACCTAAGTCTTTGAAAAGGAAACTGTGAAAGGACTCTTCCTCTCCAAATACAGATGTGGATTTTGTCGCTAtcgtttattaaaattttttcgcTGTGTTGCACTCATGCCTTTCTTATTTCCCCGGTATCTGAGCTTCACTGAAGCTTAAAGAAAATGCCCACTTGAAATTTGATTGtactattttctttgtttgcttgtcAGTTTTATAAGAGAAATGACATTCCCAGGGCTcacagggaaattccctgttaaACCTTGTTCACACCAATGTAAATGGGGCTATCCAATCAgctcttttgaaaataattcttacCACTTCTCAGGATGATCTCCCAAATGATGGCTTTATGcagtcttcttcctcttttttttttttttttttaaacttggacaGCAAACGAATTAAGCTGGTAACATGTTTTACTGtatcccaaaagaaaaaaaaagtatagtcattatcccttttaaaaataattttatgtagggcagcaaaataaaaatttaaaaccctgattttaatttttgagcATCATGgaataaaaccaaattttaagcttttttgtttttaaaagctgaagtGACACTTTGGGGCAGTAAGAACCCTAAATTGCGAAGGATGTCACAATtctccaccctgccccctccccaaagtGATGCaaggaaatatttctctttttaaaaagatttgatAGCAAATCTCTAGAAAGGGATggggcttacttttttttttaaagccagttttTATGGTTTTCAGGTAAAACATCTGTCCTGCTAGATGAGCTTATTAGAAAATAACAGGATAAAAGGTTATTCTATTAGCAAATATACtgcttgatttaaaaataattatttcattggATCAATTCTAACTTGTGGTCCTTTCAAAGAAACTGAGGTACCCATGCAGTGTGCGTGTGTTCTGGACCGGAAGGAGAACTTCTGCTTAAAGGATATCGTTTATTTACCTGCTTCCCTCTGGAGAGATGCTGTTTGGCCTGCCCTGCCCACTGTATCCCCGAGAAGCAAAAGTTAGAATCGCTGCCTGATGTTCTTTCCCCCCAGTAGATCTAATTGGAAGTGGCAGATATAGAACCGATGAGCAGGGAGATTACACTTCGCGCCAACTCCTTTGAACCATACTGAAAAGGATTCCATGAGCTAAAAAGTCGAGGTAAAATGGTTCCTATTGGGAAAGATTTATTTTGACTTCACCTGGTGTTTTGGAACCAATAGGATTTTAATATCTTTCTTCATTCCGTCTACTGTCTGTGCGCCCTCCGTGAGCGCTCGGCAGATTAAGCGTCCTTCCCAAATAAGTTTCTAGCATCACCTCTACGAGTACGATGACGGGCATACATCTGttcaccctcctcccccagagAGCAGCCCGTAGCTCTTCCAAGGGAGGAGGTAGGAACTTTGGGATGCTGGAAGGCACGCCGCGTGCAGTGAGCGAAGGCTTTCGAAGTTGGgggctcccccccgccccgcgccttTTCCCTCCCCCGGGGGGTCCCCAGCCCAGAGCCTCCCGTCGCCCTTCGGCCGCGTGCCGGCGCACGCTCTCCGCAAGGCGCGTCATGGGAACGCGGGGCGCTGCGCGCGCAGGCCCGGCGCAAACTTTCTGCAAGTGCAACTTGGGTATCCCCGGGGAGGCGGGGACGCAGGGCtccgggggaggagggggcgcgaAACGAAAGCGAAGGCTGCTTGGAGCACAGGGGCGGATGCCCGCTGGGCCGAGGGCCTGAAAGGGAGCCAATCGGGCAGCCGCGGCTGCTGCCAATCACGCGGCTCCCTCCAATCCCACCCTTGCCATTTCCAAAATCTCGGTCCCACTGTGCAGCTCAAATGTGGTTGTTCGCCGTGGAGGACAGAGTGGGAACGGGAATAAGCAGAGTTAGGAGGCCAGGACAAAGAAGTTACAGAGCGCCTCACATATACATGTTTTTGAAGGCGGGCAGAGGGAAAAAAGTCCCCCCAGTGAGGGTCTATGGGTCTGATTGTGTCGTTCCGATGGAGCCCCCTCTGAGCAAGAGGAACTCGCCAGCGCTGAGATTAGCGGATCTGGCGACGGCTCAGGCCAGGCCGCTTCAGAATATGACAGGCTTCCCGGCGCTGGCCAGCGCGCCCACCCACTCCCACGCCCGCGCCACAGCCGCGCACCTCCGCCCTCGGGACCTGGGCGCTGACCCCGGCGAGGCCATCGCTCCGCTCGGACCCGAGCACATGGCCCAAGCGAGCGCGCTCGGCCTCAGCCCTCcctcccaggcgctccgggcacaGCCCGAGGCCCGAGCGGCCGCCGCCCGCTCTGCCGCCTCGGTCGCTCACCCCGGCGCCGGCACCTACCCCGGCGGCGGGGGCAGCAGCAGCACGCCGTCctccgcgcccccgcccccagcccctcctcttcctccctccccgtcaccccctccccctccccctcctcctgccctctcgGGCTACACCACCACCAACAGTggtggcggcggcagcagcggcaAAGGCCACAGCAGGGACTTCGTCCTCCGGAGGGACCTTTCCGCCACGGCCCCCGCGGCGGCCATGCACGGGGCCCCGCTCGGAGGGGAGCAGCGGTCCGGCAGCGGCTCCCCCGAGTACTCGGCCCCGCCTCCCCACTCGGCCGGCATGTTCATCTCGGCCAGCGGCACCTACGCCGGCCCGGACGGCAGCGGCGGCGGGGGCCCGGCGCTCTTTCCCGCGCTGCACGACACGCCGGGAGGGCCCGGCGGCCACCCGCACCCGCTCAACGGCCAGATGCGCCTGgggctggcggcggcggcggcggcggcggcggctgagCTCTACGGCCGCGCCGAGCCGCCCTTCGCGCCGCGCTCGGGGGATGCGCACTACGGGGCGGTGGCGgtcgccgcggccgccgccctgCATGGCTACGGAGCCGTGAACTTAAACCTGAACCTGGCTGCGGCCACCGCCGCCGCGGCGGCCGGACCGGGGCCCCACCTGCAGCACCACGCGCCGCccccggcgccgccgccgccggcgccCGCGCAGCACCCGCACcagcaccacccccacctcccaggggcgGCCGGGGCCTTCCTGCGCTACATGCGGCAGCCAATCAAGCAGGAGCTCATCTGCAAGTGGATCGACCCCGAGGAGCTggccgggccgccgccgccgccgccgccaccgcccccGGCCGGCGGCGCCAAGCCCTGCTCCAAAACTTTCGGCACC
This genomic window from Hippopotamus amphibius kiboko isolate mHipAmp2 chromosome 14, mHipAmp2.hap2, whole genome shotgun sequence contains:
- the ZIC5 gene encoding zinc finger protein ZIC 5 codes for the protein MFLKAGRGKKVPPVRVYGSDCVVPMEPPLSKRNSPALRLADLATAQARPLQNMTGFPALASAPTHSHARATAAHLRPRDLGADPGEAIAPLGPEHMAQASALGLSPPSQALRAQPEARAAAARSAASVAHPGAGTYPGGGGSSSTPSSAPPPPAPPLPPSPSPPPPPPPPALSGYTTTNSGGGGSSGKGHSRDFVLRRDLSATAPAAAMHGAPLGGEQRSGSGSPEYSAPPPHSAGMFISASGTYAGPDGSGGGGPALFPALHDTPGGPGGHPHPLNGQMRLGLAAAAAAAAAELYGRAEPPFAPRSGDAHYGAVAVAAAAALHGYGAVNLNLNLAAATAAAAAGPGPHLQHHAPPPAPPPPAPAQHPHQHHPHLPGAAGAFLRYMRQPIKQELICKWIDPEELAGPPPPPPPPPPAGGAKPCSKTFGTMHELVNHVTVEHVGGPEQSSHVCFWEDCPREGKPFKAKYKLINHIRVHTGEKPFPCPFPGCGKVFARSENLKIHKRTHTGEKPFKCEFDGCDRKFANSSDRKKHSHVHTSDKPYYCKIRGCDKSYTHPSSLRKHMKIHCKSPPPSPGALGYSSVGTPVGAPLSPVLDPTRSRSSTLSPQVTNLNEWYVCQASGAPSHLHTPSSNGTTSESDDEEMYGNSEVVRTIH